The following proteins come from a genomic window of Syntrophales bacterium:
- a CDS encoding ECF transporter S component — MGRTRTIHLAHREAAFPCVLKFANFRLYAFVTLFVAMDVAIPWLCHCIHPLAGPTFLPMFFFILLAGLLFGWRAGIMVGILTPLVSYGFSGMPFLERLPTIVIEASFYGLSAGLFRERFKLNVFWSLLGAMVVGRLAAALALLIMHWSGDSNSPVLVWQAIKQGWPGIAIQLVFLPTISIVLEKISSTSGHHE, encoded by the coding sequence ATGGGCAGAACACGCACTATTCATTTAGCACACAGAGAAGCAGCTTTCCCATGCGTGCTGAAATTTGCCAACTTTCGCCTTTATGCCTTTGTTACCTTATTTGTAGCAATGGACGTGGCGATACCATGGCTTTGCCACTGTATTCACCCTTTAGCCGGCCCTACATTTCTTCCCATGTTTTTCTTCATTTTGTTGGCCGGACTTTTATTTGGCTGGCGTGCGGGCATTATGGTCGGAATTCTCACACCGCTTGTAAGTTACGGTTTCTCAGGAATGCCCTTCCTGGAACGGCTTCCCACAATCGTCATCGAGGCTTCATTCTACGGACTGTCAGCGGGTCTTTTCCGTGAGCGGTTCAAACTGAACGTTTTTTGGTCACTCCTTGGAGCAATGGTTGTTGGGAGATTAGCTGCTGCATTAGCCTTATTAATAATGCATTGGTCAGGTGACTCAAATTCCCCTGTTTTAGTATGGCAGGCAATAAAGCAGGGGTGGCCCGGAATTGCAATACAGCTGGTCTTTCTACCCACAATCTCCATAGTTTTAGAGAAAATCTCTTCAACATCCGGACATCATGAATGA